In Neomonachus schauinslandi chromosome 6, ASM220157v2, whole genome shotgun sequence, a genomic segment contains:
- the LDB1 gene encoding LIM domain-binding protein 1 isoform X3, producing the protein MLDRDVGPTPMYPPTYLEPGIGRHTPYGNQTDYRIFELNKRLQNWTEECDNLWWDAFTTEFFEDDAMLTITFCLEDGPKRYTIGRTLIPRYFRSIFEGGATELYYVLKHPKEAFHSNFVSLDCDQGSMVTQHGKPMFTQVCVEGRLYLEFMFDDMMRIKTWHFSIRQHRELIPRSILAMHAQDPQMLDQLSKNITRCGLSNSTLNYLRLCVILEPMQELMSRHKTYSLSPRDCLKTCLFQKWQRMVAPPAEPARQQPSKRRKRKMSGGSTMSSGGGNANNSNSKKKSPASTFALSSQVPDVMVVGEPTLMGGEFGDEDERLITRLENTQFDAANGIDDEDSFNNSPALGANSPWNSKPPSSQESKSENPTSQASQ; encoded by the exons ATGCTAGATCGGGATGTGGG CCCAACTCCCATGTACCCGCCTACGTACCTGGAGCCTGGGATTGG GAGGCACACACCATATGGCAACCAAACTGACTACAGAATATTTGAGCTTAACAAACGGCTTCAAAACTGGACAGAG GAGTGTGACAATCTCTGGTGGGATGCTTTCACAACTGAGTTCTTTGAGGATGATGCCATGTTAACCATCACTTTCTGCCTGGAGGATGGACCAAAGAGATATA CCATTGGCCGGACCTTGATCCCACGCTACTTCCGCAGCATCTTTGAAGGGGGTGCTACGGAGCTGTACTATGTGCTTAAGCATCCCAAGGAGGCATTCCACAGCAACTTTGTGTCCCTCGACTGTGACCAAGGCAGCATGGTGACCCAGCACGGCAAACCCATGTTCACCCAG GTGTGTGTGGAGGGCCGGTTGTACCTAGAGTTCATGTTTGATGACATGATGCGGATAAAGACGTGGCACTTCAGCATCCGGCAGCACCGAGAGCTCATCCCCCGCAGCATCCTTGCCATGCAT GCCCAGGACCCCCAGATGTTGGATCAGCTCTCCAAAAATATCACCCGGTGTGGGCTGTCCAATTCCACTCTCAACTACCTCCGA CTCTGTGTGATACTCGAGCCCATGCAGGAGCTCATGTCCCGTCACAAGACCTACAGCCTCAGCCCCCGTGACTGCCTCAAGACCTGCCTTTTCCAGAAGTGGCAGCGCATGGTAGCACCCCCCG CGGAGCCCGCGCGGCAGCAGCCCAGCAAGCGGCGGAAACGAAAGATGTCAGGGGGCAGCACCATGAGCTCGGGGGGTGGCAACgccaacaacagcaacagcaagaAGAAAAGCCCAGCCAGCACCTTCGCCCTCTCCAGCCAGGTACCT GATGTGATGGTGGTGGGGGAGCCCACCCTGATGGGCGGGGAGTTCGGGGACGAGGACGAGAGGCTCATCACCCGGCTGGAGAACACCCAGTTTGACGCGGCCAACGGCATTGACGACGAGGACAGCTTTAACAACTCCCCCGCCCTGGGCGCCAACAGCCCCTGGAACAGCAAGCCTCCATCCAGCCAAGAAAGCAAATCGGAGAACCCCACGTCACAGGCCTCCCAGTAA
- the LDB1 gene encoding LIM domain-binding protein 1 isoform X1, translating into MSVGCACPGCSSKSFKLYSPKEPPNGNAFPPFHPGTMLDRDVGPTPMYPPTYLEPGIGRHTPYGNQTDYRIFELNKRLQNWTEECDNLWWDAFTTEFFEDDAMLTITFCLEDGPKRYTIGRTLIPRYFRSIFEGGATELYYVLKHPKEAFHSNFVSLDCDQGSMVTQHGKPMFTQVCVEGRLYLEFMFDDMMRIKTWHFSIRQHRELIPRSILAMHAQDPQMLDQLSKNITRCGLSNSTLNYLRLCVILEPMQELMSRHKTYSLSPRDCLKTCLFQKWQRMVAPPAEPARQQPSKRRKRKMSGGSTMSSGGGNANNSNSKKKSPASTFALSSQVPDVMVVGEPTLMGGEFGDEDERLITRLENTQFDAANGIDDEDSFNNSPALGANSPWNSKPPSSQESKSENPTSQASQ; encoded by the exons GTTGTTCCTCAAAGTCATTCAAGCTGTACTCACCGAAGGAGCCCCCGAACGGCAACGCCTTCCCTCCTTTCCATCCCGGCACCATGCTAGATCGGGATGTGGG CCCAACTCCCATGTACCCGCCTACGTACCTGGAGCCTGGGATTGG GAGGCACACACCATATGGCAACCAAACTGACTACAGAATATTTGAGCTTAACAAACGGCTTCAAAACTGGACAGAG GAGTGTGACAATCTCTGGTGGGATGCTTTCACAACTGAGTTCTTTGAGGATGATGCCATGTTAACCATCACTTTCTGCCTGGAGGATGGACCAAAGAGATATA CCATTGGCCGGACCTTGATCCCACGCTACTTCCGCAGCATCTTTGAAGGGGGTGCTACGGAGCTGTACTATGTGCTTAAGCATCCCAAGGAGGCATTCCACAGCAACTTTGTGTCCCTCGACTGTGACCAAGGCAGCATGGTGACCCAGCACGGCAAACCCATGTTCACCCAG GTGTGTGTGGAGGGCCGGTTGTACCTAGAGTTCATGTTTGATGACATGATGCGGATAAAGACGTGGCACTTCAGCATCCGGCAGCACCGAGAGCTCATCCCCCGCAGCATCCTTGCCATGCAT GCCCAGGACCCCCAGATGTTGGATCAGCTCTCCAAAAATATCACCCGGTGTGGGCTGTCCAATTCCACTCTCAACTACCTCCGA CTCTGTGTGATACTCGAGCCCATGCAGGAGCTCATGTCCCGTCACAAGACCTACAGCCTCAGCCCCCGTGACTGCCTCAAGACCTGCCTTTTCCAGAAGTGGCAGCGCATGGTAGCACCCCCCG CGGAGCCCGCGCGGCAGCAGCCCAGCAAGCGGCGGAAACGAAAGATGTCAGGGGGCAGCACCATGAGCTCGGGGGGTGGCAACgccaacaacagcaacagcaagaAGAAAAGCCCAGCCAGCACCTTCGCCCTCTCCAGCCAGGTACCT GATGTGATGGTGGTGGGGGAGCCCACCCTGATGGGCGGGGAGTTCGGGGACGAGGACGAGAGGCTCATCACCCGGCTGGAGAACACCCAGTTTGACGCGGCCAACGGCATTGACGACGAGGACAGCTTTAACAACTCCCCCGCCCTGGGCGCCAACAGCCCCTGGAACAGCAAGCCTCCATCCAGCCAAGAAAGCAAATCGGAGAACCCCACGTCACAGGCCTCCCAGTAA
- the LDB1 gene encoding LIM domain-binding protein 1 isoform X2, giving the protein MSVGCACPGCSSKSFKLYSPKEPPNGNAFPPFHPGTMLDRDVGPTPMYPPTYLEPGIGRHTPYGNQTDYRIFELNKRLQNWTEECDNLWWDAFTTEFFEDDAMLTITFCLEDGPKRYTIGRTLIPRYFRSIFEGGATELYYVLKHPKEAFHSNFVSLDCDQGSMVTQHGKPMFTQVCVEGRLYLEFMFDDMMRIKTWHFSIRQHRELIPRSILAMHAQDPQMLDQLSKNITRCGLSNSTLNYLRLCVILEPMQELMSRHKTYSLSPRDCLKTCLFQKWQRMVAPPAEPARQQPSKRRKRKMSGGSTMSSGGGNANNSNSKKKSPASTFALSSQDVMVVGEPTLMGGEFGDEDERLITRLENTQFDAANGIDDEDSFNNSPALGANSPWNSKPPSSQESKSENPTSQASQ; this is encoded by the exons GTTGTTCCTCAAAGTCATTCAAGCTGTACTCACCGAAGGAGCCCCCGAACGGCAACGCCTTCCCTCCTTTCCATCCCGGCACCATGCTAGATCGGGATGTGGG CCCAACTCCCATGTACCCGCCTACGTACCTGGAGCCTGGGATTGG GAGGCACACACCATATGGCAACCAAACTGACTACAGAATATTTGAGCTTAACAAACGGCTTCAAAACTGGACAGAG GAGTGTGACAATCTCTGGTGGGATGCTTTCACAACTGAGTTCTTTGAGGATGATGCCATGTTAACCATCACTTTCTGCCTGGAGGATGGACCAAAGAGATATA CCATTGGCCGGACCTTGATCCCACGCTACTTCCGCAGCATCTTTGAAGGGGGTGCTACGGAGCTGTACTATGTGCTTAAGCATCCCAAGGAGGCATTCCACAGCAACTTTGTGTCCCTCGACTGTGACCAAGGCAGCATGGTGACCCAGCACGGCAAACCCATGTTCACCCAG GTGTGTGTGGAGGGCCGGTTGTACCTAGAGTTCATGTTTGATGACATGATGCGGATAAAGACGTGGCACTTCAGCATCCGGCAGCACCGAGAGCTCATCCCCCGCAGCATCCTTGCCATGCAT GCCCAGGACCCCCAGATGTTGGATCAGCTCTCCAAAAATATCACCCGGTGTGGGCTGTCCAATTCCACTCTCAACTACCTCCGA CTCTGTGTGATACTCGAGCCCATGCAGGAGCTCATGTCCCGTCACAAGACCTACAGCCTCAGCCCCCGTGACTGCCTCAAGACCTGCCTTTTCCAGAAGTGGCAGCGCATGGTAGCACCCCCCG CGGAGCCCGCGCGGCAGCAGCCCAGCAAGCGGCGGAAACGAAAGATGTCAGGGGGCAGCACCATGAGCTCGGGGGGTGGCAACgccaacaacagcaacagcaagaAGAAAAGCCCAGCCAGCACCTTCGCCCTCTCCAGCCAG GATGTGATGGTGGTGGGGGAGCCCACCCTGATGGGCGGGGAGTTCGGGGACGAGGACGAGAGGCTCATCACCCGGCTGGAGAACACCCAGTTTGACGCGGCCAACGGCATTGACGACGAGGACAGCTTTAACAACTCCCCCGCCCTGGGCGCCAACAGCCCCTGGAACAGCAAGCCTCCATCCAGCCAAGAAAGCAAATCGGAGAACCCCACGTCACAGGCCTCCCAGTAA